The following nucleotide sequence is from Salvelinus sp. IW2-2015 unplaced genomic scaffold, ASM291031v2 Un_scaffold16416, whole genome shotgun sequence.
ATGTAGtaaacaatcatctcctttgtcttgatcacgttgagggagaggttgtggtcctggcaccacatggccaggtctttgacgtcttccctataggctgtctcgtcattgtcggagatcactgttgtgtcattggcaaatgttataatggtgttggagtcgtgcctagccatccagtcatgagtgaacagggagtagaggaggggactgagcacacacccctgaggggcccctgtgttgaggatcagcgtggcggaagtGTTgatacctactcttaccacctgggggcggcccgtcaggaagtccaggatccagttgcagagggaggtgtttagtcccagggtccttagcttattgatgagctttgagggcactacggtgttgaacgctgagctgtagtcaatgaatagcattctcacatactgtaggtgttcctgttatccaggtgggaaaggacagtgtggagtgcaatagaaattgcatTATTGATAGAATAATTTGTATGGTTTGAGATAATGGCTAAAGTGTTCCACTCTGATATTGTATAACGGTGTGAAATGTTTGAGAATCATAAGAAGATGTGTGTAGCTATGTTAGAATTATAATACTAGGGTATTATAGTAAGGATGTAAGCAGAGTGAAGTTGTAAAACAGATAATAGGATTAGGGATTAGGCAAAATATTGGAATTTgctgttagccttcaaaataaaagtacctcattgaaagtgatgcagaaggttacaattggtgtaatcatgccatatttagactagataatgttaaacaaggctggaatgtgaagcaatgaaatggggtatccgtctactcggtgacacccagaGGAGtacgcaaatattagcattgtagctcttatcgcagaactgtgaaatcacctccccagtcagcctattgtgtgtgttgacattcatattgcattgTACAGCTTTACCCAAGgtttggggatcaatgaaatggggtaacagtctactcaatacccaatatatttttcccccaacatcctcctcagagttatcagaatCCAACACACCCACGCAGTATTGTTTWtcctctggaatagtgttcaatacacataggttgacaataaatgtggctcaattcagttCTTTCAGTCCCACAATCAAAGCTACGacactaatgttctctgggtgtcattGACCCacaggtaaggctgtacagtgaaataagtatgcccctaATTAAATTCTAAAATccaatacatccagtgtgatttcagaTTAACAAGTTTTTTGGTTTTAACATTTCAAACtggtttagcatgatctattcaatgtCATAMTTCTACTATTCGTATTCATTCGCATCAatgatacttttattttgaaggctaaccgcaaagtccactattgtggctcgATTCACAGATGGGCTTGACCACCATTGATCAAATAAGAACCGTCTTATAAATTAGGATTATTTTAGATGAGTAATCTAGCCATAGCTACTGAAAAAGGttgttttggggaagaacattgttgcatccatgagctagctagctttttatgaccagcactaaGAGcgtgagacaactttaccagcatcatagcatacgtaatCGATGaattgtgacatatgaaatacgagtgacagtgtaatcaatgtgtattaactgtgtaaaaaaataaacgcTTTAAATTATTGTgcgacgtgcagtcatattcaggtcctgattggtcaacacgcttatttgacacgtcagtGTTATTTGACRCatattttttgacatgcaaagacccaaatggcgttccatacTCACCTACTTCTTCCTATCATTCAAGGGAGGCGCTTCAGTAAGTTAACGGGCAAACTGCCATGCCACTCTCCCGCTGTATTTCCAGAGTGCACGCTGATACTGTAACTAGCACACTTGTCTCCTCTCTTCAGTCGTATGCTGCATTGTTATGTGAATGATTGGCTGAGACACTTGTTCACATACAGCCAGTAGTCAAGcttttctcatcggatctacacaAATTGCGCAGCTCACATTCAAAACGGCAAATTGCGCTggaaggtgactagtttgcatcccttcaattgactgatttccttttatgaactcaTTAAAATGGTTGATTTTATATTCTTTGTTCAGTATACACACAAGCCAATCTGACAAAAGACCAGAAAAAACTGCATATTTcttgggacatttattttgatagCAAACAGCTTATCCGAGCTTGGTAGCCAGTTCCTTGGCCTTTGCCTTCTCCAGCTTTGTGATGCGTGCTGTGGACTTGGGGCCCATGATACCACCTCCCCAGTGACGACGGATCTAGGAAAGGAAGCACATTGTCATGATTTAATTCAGTCTGGTAGGAATGgcataataaagacattttagaGAAAGGCGAAGACTGCAGCAATCTGGTGATTTGTGTACCTCCAGATCCCCCTCCAGTTATGTAGCAACAGGGGGATATCGCAATATTTTTGGACAATCGATATTGACTCCAGTATCAGTTTGTAAAGAGGTAGCGTTAGCTAGAGCTAGCCTGCGGTACCTGTGCCAAAAGGTGGGTATTTTTAATCTTATAGCTTGTTCTCAATCCCACAAAAAACAGTTAGCCAACATGTTCAGCACTACCATTTCCCTAATTGATCAGAACTCGTTCTcatgctctctgtctccctgcagcATACAGTGAGCAATACATTTGGAACATAAAAATCTCAATACATTTTGTATCGGCACGTAAGTATCGTGAAATTGTATTGTGAGGTTCCTGCCAATTCCCAGCCCTGAAGCCATATACAGAAATGAACACAGGTCTTTAAAAAACATTTCCTTAGTGATCCTAGTGGGTGTCAATATCCCTTTTAAGAGAGCAAATATTTCAAGTCATCTGCAAAACCAAAATGTGAACCCGCAAGATAATCCATTCCATCTTCAGGACACCAAAACATGCTGGCTTGACCACTTGTCAATATTAACAAACAGATGGTGGGCAGACCAGCCACTCACCTCCTCRTATCTGTCATTGTAGTTGGTCTTGATGGCTTCCACCAGCTTGGCAAGGGCACCTTTGTCCTCACTGAAAAGGTAGGAACATGTCATCAGTGCACCGTCACAAAGAACATTTCAGATCCAGTTAAAACTGCACACAATCCTTTGGTTCAGGGTTAAAAAGCTCACAAAGCCACATGTTCAGTTTAAGAAATTCATACATCATTGCCAAAGGATTTAATAAATTTTATAAAGCACAAGCGCAACTTCCTAGAGGTTGGCCTCAGTGCATCAACACCACTTTCACAAATGTTTGGCTATGCCACCTGTTACTTACGGGTTTGTCTGTGTGAAGGCAACTGAAGTGCAGGTCTTTCTGTGCACCAGTCGTCCCAACCTGGCCTTGCCCTTGACAATGCAGTAAGGGACACCCATCTTACGACACAGAGCAGGCAGGAACACCACTAACTACAAAGGGGAAAAGAAAATGTCAAGTATCTATTCTTTATGGATCAAACACTTGACTGTGCTTTTGCGTCTCAACTACAATATTAGTCTTCGCTCAGAATTAAAAAGCTTGTATGTTTTGATCCACATTGAGGATTCAGGTGAAGAAATTCAAGCATCATTGCAAAGAACCAAATTAGCCCATGAATAATGATCACGTCTGCAACAGCTCACCCATAATGAACAAAATAAGCATAGAATGGTGAAAGGAGTCATACCTCAATAGGGTCCACATCGTGGGCAATGACCACCAGCTGGGCCTTCTTGCTTTCCACTAGAGTGGTGACTGTGTTCACACCTATGGGAGAATTCAACATGGATATCAAAAACATGTTCAACAACAAGTTCTGTTGAACTAGTCAAAAACAATTATTGTGGCTGATGCTCAGGGTTAAAAAGTTCAAACTACATGATTGTTTCAGGTGAAGAAATTCAAACATCATTGCATCAAGGCCAAAGTATGTAATCTAAAAATTACTTAAATCCCTCATGCCTCACCTGCACGGAGAACAGGAGGCCTCTTGGTTGGGGTATCTCCCTTTCCAGCAGCCTTCTGCTCAGCGCGGGCCAGCAGCCTCTGCTTCTTCTCCTGCTTGGTCTCCGGCCTGTACTTGTGGGCCAGTTTGAACAGCTGTGTGGCTGCGGGGAAATAGAGAATTAGTACATCCCACTGGATCTGAGGAATTGCAGAAAACATCTGTAACTCCAAGTTGTCAAAAGTTAGGGATCCAACCGAATAGCTTGAGGGTCTTTCAAGTACAGTAAGGTGCATCAGTGATCTTGGTGGGTGTCAACATTGCTGTTCAGTTAGCAAATATTCTTTCACATCATCTGCAAAACCCACAACATACCAGCCATCTTCAGaaacaatcccccccccccatcaatacaCAACTCAGCAATATTGATAAGCCCATGTACAGACTTACCTGTCTGGCGGTCCAGTGCCTGGGTGAACTGGTTGATCGCAGGGGGGACCTTCAGACGCTTGTAAAGGATGGAGCGCTGCCTCTGCAGGCGGATGTAGCGGGGCCATTTCACAAAGCGTGTCAAATCACgctttggctggatgtcctgaCCTATGAACAAACATGGGGGATTAGTGCATCCAATCAGTACTGCGTAATCAGAAAAGTCAAAAGCCACTATAGTCATGGAACAAGTGCATCAGCGATCTTGGTGGGTTGTCTGCATTGTTGTTAAGatagcaaatattctttacatcatctgCACAGGCAAGACAGAACAGTTACTtgaaatcaaatacaaatcccaAAAGGTTCACTTTACTCACCAATGCCATAGTTCTTCGGCCTCTTCTCGAACAGGGGGTTGACCACTTTCTTGGCCTCATGCTTTTTGGCCACAGAAGGAGCTGGTGCCACCTTCTTCCCCTTAGACTTCTTGCCTTTAGGCTGTTAGAAAAAGTAGACTGGTCAGCATACATAAGAGTTtgttcaaagacatttaaacaaTAGTGTGGCTTTAGCTCAGGGttaaaacgttttgtttttaATCCACATAGAAGATTCGGTTGAAGAAATTCAAAGCATCACTGCAAAAGCCAGAAATATACTGTTCCGTGGTTATAACGAAAAGTTAAATGGAAGCTACACATCGTGACATGTAAGTTGGTTAACCAACACAAACTTTACTGCGAGGTAAGGTTAGTTATGGATACCTAGCCAGCTAAGGTAACCAACTAACTTACATCACTCGTTAACGATCCAAACAGGCATTTGGTAATTTTATGTAACGTTACACAAGGCCAGTATCCCCTTGTCTATGCGAATTGACGGCGCAGGCAGAGGGCACCGTAGTTAGTAAAACGTGCTGAAGCGAGGTTAGGCCTACTACTTGGTTGTCCATCTAGTCTTTTACCATGTACACTACCCGCCACAAGCGTGAAGCGATTTACACGTACATATACTAGTTCAGCCGCACAGTCGGACTCCGAATACATTAAAATGCTGTACTAGG
It contains:
- the LOC112080663 gene encoding large ribosomal subunit protein eL8, translating into QPKGKKSKGKKVAPAPSVAKKHEAKKVVNPLFEKRPKNYGIGQDIQPKRDLTRFVKWPRYIRLQRQRSILYKRLKVPPAINQFTQALDRQTATQLFKLAHKYRPETKQEKKQRLLARAEQKAAGKGDTPTKRPPVLRAGVNTVTTLVESKKAQLVVIAHDVDPIELVVFLPALCRKMGVPYCIVKGKARLGRLVHRKTCTSVAFTQTNPEDKGALAKLVEAIKTNYNDRYEEIRRHWGGGIMGPKSTARITKLEKAKAKELATKLG